The following proteins are encoded in a genomic region of Rhodoferax aquaticus:
- a CDS encoding cytochrome b: protein MTTPSPSHTAPEPRYTLVAIVLHWVLGLAILAVFAVGLYMADLPFSPTRLKLYNWHKWAGTTLLALAVLRLVWRLTHRPPALPSAIATAMPKWQHWAHHGTHVALYALFFAVPLIGWAYSSAAGFPIVVFGVLPLPDFVPADKALAELIKPWHEISAFALVGLALLHIAAALKHQWIDRDGLVQRMLPGRGR from the coding sequence ATGACAACGCCCAGTCCCTCGCACACCGCACCAGAACCTCGCTACACCTTGGTGGCAATCGTGTTGCATTGGGTTTTGGGGCTGGCCATCTTGGCGGTGTTTGCGGTGGGCCTGTACATGGCCGACTTGCCGTTTTCTCCCACACGCCTAAAGCTCTACAACTGGCACAAATGGGCGGGAACCACACTCTTGGCCTTGGCCGTATTGCGCCTTGTGTGGCGCTTGACACACCGCCCGCCTGCACTGCCGTCCGCAATCGCTACGGCCATGCCCAAGTGGCAGCACTGGGCGCACCACGGCACGCATGTCGCCCTGTACGCCTTGTTCTTTGCTGTGCCCTTGATCGGCTGGGCCTACAGCTCGGCGGCAGGTTTTCCTATTGTGGTGTTTGGCGTGCTGCCCCTGCCTGACTTTGTGCCTGCCGACAAGGCCTTGGCGGAGCTTATCAAGCCCTGGCACGAGATCAGTGCCTTCGCCTTGGTGGGGCTGGCCCTGCTGCACATTGCAGCCGCGCTGAAGCACCAATGGATAGACCGCGATGGCTTGGTGCAACGCATGTTGCCGGGTCGCGGCCGCTAG
- a CDS encoding YceI family protein: MRAHRLFSLIAAVAVVASPAAFAQQKLVPAQSEIVFVSKQMGVPVEGRFKKFDAQVSFDPAKPDASKIAFTVDIASATLGAPESDAELPKATWFNTAKFPQAAFQSSAVKALGGGKFEVSGKLSIKGASRDVVIPFALTQAGPSTTASGSFALKRLQFKIGENEWADTSMVADDVQVKFKLALSGVGKL; encoded by the coding sequence ATGCGCGCACACCGTTTGTTTTCTTTGATTGCCGCCGTCGCAGTGGTGGCGAGTCCTGCTGCCTTTGCCCAACAAAAGTTGGTGCCTGCACAGAGCGAAATTGTGTTTGTGAGCAAGCAAATGGGCGTTCCCGTGGAGGGGCGCTTTAAGAAGTTTGACGCCCAAGTCAGCTTTGACCCGGCCAAGCCCGACGCCAGCAAGATTGCCTTCACCGTAGACATTGCCAGCGCTACGCTGGGTGCGCCGGAGAGCGATGCCGAATTGCCCAAAGCTACGTGGTTTAACACGGCCAAGTTTCCGCAAGCCGCATTCCAATCCTCCGCCGTCAAAGCACTGGGCGGCGGCAAGTTCGAGGTGAGCGGCAAGCTCAGCATCAAAGGCGCAAGCCGCGACGTGGTGATTCCGTTTGCACTCACCCAAGCAGGCCCCAGCACCACGGCAAGCGGTAGCTTTGCCCTCAAGCGCTTGCAGTTCAAGATTGGCGAGAACGAGTGGGCTGACACCTCCATGGTGGCTGACGATGTGCAAGTCAAGTTCAAGCTCGCGCTCAGCGGCGTTGGCAAGTTGTGA
- a CDS encoding YceI family protein: protein MRLSFVAAALALSSVGGLVHAQAATYAMDPTHTFVTFEIGHFGTSTNRGRFDKKEGTVQLDRAGKSGKVDLTIDATSINTGTDGFNKHLQSADFFDVAKYPTIKFVADKFSFNGDKVTEVAGQLTLLGKTNPVILKASNFNCYINPMLKRETCGGDFEATIQRTQWGMGWGMNFGFPDAVKLIVQVEAIKQ, encoded by the coding sequence ATGCGTTTGTCTTTTGTTGCTGCGGCTTTGGCACTGTCATCGGTGGGCGGTTTGGTGCATGCCCAAGCGGCCACCTATGCCATGGACCCTACCCATACCTTTGTGACCTTTGAGATTGGCCATTTCGGCACGTCCACCAACCGTGGCCGTTTCGACAAAAAAGAGGGCACCGTGCAGTTGGACCGCGCAGGCAAATCAGGCAAGGTGGACTTGACGATCGATGCCACCTCCATCAACACGGGCACCGACGGCTTTAACAAGCACTTGCAAAGCGCCGACTTCTTTGATGTGGCCAAGTACCCCACCATCAAGTTTGTGGCCGACAAGTTCAGCTTCAATGGCGACAAGGTCACCGAAGTGGCGGGCCAGTTGACCCTGTTGGGCAAGACCAACCCTGTGATTTTGAAAGCCAGCAACTTCAATTGCTACATCAACCCCATGCTCAAACGTGAAACCTGTGGTGGCGACTTTGAAGCGACCATCCAGCGCACCCAGTGGGGCATGGGCTGGGGCATGAACTTTGGCTTTCCTGACGCGGTAAAGCTGATTGTTCAGGTGGAAGCCATCAAGCAGTAA
- the katG gene encoding catalase/peroxidase HPI: MTTEAKCPFPHAARSHTQAAAPSNADWWPNQLKLGILHQHAPASNPMGEDFNYAEAFKSLDLDAVVQDLTALMTDSQDWWPADWGHYGGLMVRMAWHSAGTYRTADGRGGAGSGSQRFAPLNSWPDNGNLDKARRLLWPIKQKYGRKLSWADLMILAGNVALESMGFKTFGFAGGREDIWEPEQDIYWGAEKAWLATSDKENSRYSGGRKLESPLAAVQMGLIYVNPEGPDGKPDPVASGRDVRETFARMAMNDEETVALVAGGHIFGKAHGAGDPTLVGPEPEAAGIEEQGFGWINKLGSGKGVHTTTSGIEGAWKPNPTKWDNGYFDMLLGYEWALTKSPAGAHQWVAQNVKPEHMIPDAHDASKKHPPMMTTADMSLRMDPAYEKISRRFHQNPAEFADAFARAWFKLTHRDMGPRTRYLGKLVPAEVLSWQDPIPAVDHALVDAADVAALKAQVLASGLSISELVSTAWASASTFRGSDKRGGANGARIRLAPAKDWAANQPAQLAKVLGKLEAIQQAFNAAQTGGKKISLADLIVLAGSAAVEAAAHKAGQAVTVPFAPGRMDASQAQTDGESYQVLEPVADGFRNYTHKGLEGVAAELLLDKAQLLTLSAPEMTVLVGGLRALNANVGPAQHGVFTTRPGTLSNDFFVNLLDMRTKWSKATEAGVLEGRDRQTGALKWTGTVVDLVFGSNSQLRALAEVYATHDAQAKFVRDFVAAWTKVMNLDRFDLA; the protein is encoded by the coding sequence ATGACCACAGAAGCCAAGTGCCCCTTTCCCCACGCAGCCCGCAGCCACACGCAAGCTGCTGCGCCATCGAACGCCGATTGGTGGCCCAACCAGCTCAAACTGGGCATCCTGCACCAGCACGCACCGGCCTCCAACCCCATGGGCGAAGACTTCAACTACGCCGAAGCATTCAAATCGCTCGATCTCGACGCGGTGGTGCAAGACCTGACCGCGCTGATGACCGATTCGCAAGACTGGTGGCCTGCAGACTGGGGCCACTACGGCGGCCTGATGGTGCGCATGGCCTGGCACTCGGCCGGCACCTACCGCACGGCGGACGGCCGTGGTGGCGCCGGGTCCGGCAGCCAACGCTTCGCTCCTCTCAATAGCTGGCCGGACAACGGCAACCTCGACAAAGCCCGCCGCCTGCTGTGGCCCATCAAGCAAAAATACGGCCGCAAGCTCTCTTGGGCAGATTTGATGATTCTGGCCGGCAACGTGGCACTCGAATCCATGGGCTTCAAGACCTTCGGTTTCGCCGGTGGCCGTGAAGACATCTGGGAACCCGAGCAAGACATTTACTGGGGTGCCGAAAAAGCATGGCTGGCCACCAGCGACAAGGAAAACAGCCGCTACAGCGGTGGGCGCAAGCTCGAAAGTCCGCTGGCCGCTGTGCAAATGGGCCTGATCTACGTGAACCCCGAAGGCCCAGACGGCAAGCCAGACCCCGTGGCCAGCGGCCGCGATGTGCGCGAAACCTTTGCCCGCATGGCCATGAACGACGAAGAAACCGTAGCCCTGGTGGCCGGCGGCCACATTTTCGGCAAGGCCCACGGTGCTGGCGACCCCACTTTGGTGGGCCCCGAGCCAGAAGCCGCTGGCATTGAAGAGCAAGGCTTCGGCTGGATCAACAAACTCGGCAGCGGCAAAGGCGTGCACACCACCACCAGCGGCATTGAAGGCGCCTGGAAGCCCAACCCTACAAAGTGGGACAACGGCTACTTCGACATGCTCTTAGGCTACGAGTGGGCGCTGACCAAGAGCCCCGCCGGCGCGCACCAGTGGGTCGCCCAAAACGTGAAACCCGAGCACATGATTCCGGACGCGCATGACGCGTCCAAAAAGCACCCGCCCATGATGACCACGGCCGACATGTCGCTGCGTATGGACCCTGCGTACGAAAAGATCTCGCGCCGCTTCCACCAGAACCCGGCTGAGTTTGCGGATGCGTTTGCCCGCGCCTGGTTCAAGCTCACCCACCGCGACATGGGCCCGCGTACCCGCTACCTGGGCAAACTGGTGCCCGCCGAGGTGCTGAGCTGGCAGGACCCTATCCCTGCGGTGGACCATGCACTGGTGGATGCGGCTGACGTGGCCGCGCTCAAAGCTCAGGTGCTGGCTTCCGGCCTGAGCATTTCGGAGTTGGTGAGCACGGCGTGGGCCTCAGCGTCCACCTTCCGTGGCAGCGACAAGCGCGGCGGTGCCAACGGGGCCCGCATCCGCCTGGCCCCAGCCAAAGACTGGGCAGCCAACCAGCCTGCACAGCTGGCCAAGGTGTTGGGCAAGCTTGAAGCAATTCAGCAAGCCTTTAACGCCGCGCAAACCGGCGGCAAGAAGATTTCGCTGGCGGACTTGATTGTGTTGGCAGGCAGCGCAGCGGTAGAAGCTGCGGCTCACAAGGCGGGCCAGGCAGTGACCGTGCCTTTTGCCCCGGGCCGCATGGATGCATCGCAAGCGCAAACCGATGGGGAGTCTTACCAGGTGCTGGAGCCGGTGGCCGATGGCTTCCGCAACTACACCCACAAGGGGTTGGAGGGCGTGGCTGCCGAGTTGCTGCTCGACAAGGCGCAGCTGCTCACCCTGAGCGCACCGGAGATGACCGTGCTGGTCGGTGGCCTGCGTGCCCTGAACGCCAATGTGGGCCCAGCGCAGCATGGTGTGTTCACCACCCGGCCTGGAACCTTGAGCAACGACTTCTTTGTCAACCTGCTCGACATGCGCACGAAGTGGAGCAAGGCGACAGAGGCTGGTGTGCTCGAAGGCCGTGACCGCCAAACGGGTGCTTTGAAGTGGACTGGTACGGTGGTGGACCTGGTCTTCGGTTCCAACTCACAGTTGCGGGCCTTGGCTGAGGTGTACGCCACCCACGATGCGCAAGCCAAGTTTGTGCGCGACTTTGTGGCCGCATGGACCAAGGTGATGAACCTGGACCGCTTCGACCTCGCTTAA
- a CDS encoding class I SAM-dependent methyltransferase, which translates to MQALLHAIASMDISSPDACRLFHGRGGLYPGCEQWSLDWYPPVLVLTSFKPVGEDALATIGAALSVRWSTLAPEHALNWVFQCRAEGLADTRLMAGTVPEPHVVTEAGTQYKVHVLRGQNHGLFLDMAQGRRWVREYVAAHPKTYAFRVLNLFAYTCSFSVVALQAGAHQVINVDMSQGALATGQQNHRLNGFESGVRFLSHDIFKTWGKITRSGPYDLVVLDPPSYQKGSFVATKDYARLVRRLPELMAPGGHALVCLNAPELDTAFLQGHVQEQAPELQFIERLPNPAAFADAYPERALKVLVYRLPE; encoded by the coding sequence TTGCAAGCTCTGCTCCACGCCATCGCCTCGATGGACATTTCCTCCCCCGACGCCTGCCGCCTGTTTCATGGCCGAGGCGGTCTGTACCCCGGTTGCGAACAATGGTCCTTGGACTGGTACCCGCCGGTGCTGGTGCTCACCAGCTTCAAACCGGTGGGCGAGGACGCATTGGCCACCATCGGTGCTGCGTTGTCGGTGCGCTGGAGCACTCTCGCACCGGAGCACGCGCTCAACTGGGTCTTCCAGTGCCGCGCTGAGGGCCTGGCTGACACCCGTCTGATGGCCGGCACCGTGCCAGAGCCGCATGTGGTGACCGAGGCCGGCACCCAGTACAAGGTGCACGTGCTACGCGGGCAAAACCACGGCCTGTTTCTGGACATGGCACAGGGCCGGCGCTGGGTGCGCGAGTACGTGGCTGCCCACCCTAAGACCTATGCCTTCCGTGTGCTCAACCTGTTTGCCTATACCTGTTCGTTTTCCGTGGTGGCCTTGCAAGCGGGCGCTCATCAGGTGATCAATGTCGACATGAGCCAGGGGGCGCTGGCCACCGGCCAGCAAAACCACCGGCTGAACGGGTTCGAGAGCGGCGTCCGCTTTTTAAGTCACGACATCTTCAAGACTTGGGGCAAGATCACCCGCAGCGGCCCCTACGACCTTGTGGTGTTGGACCCACCCAGCTACCAAAAAGGCAGCTTTGTTGCCACCAAAGACTACGCCCGCCTCGTGCGCCGCCTACCTGAACTGATGGCCCCTGGGGGCCATGCGCTGGTGTGCCTGAATGCCCCGGAGCTGGACACGGCCTTCCTGCAAGGCCATGTGCAAGAACAAGCGCCAGAACTGCAGTTCATAGAGCGCCTTCCCAACCCAGCGGCGTTTGCTGACGCGTATCCCGAGCGTGCGCTCAAAGTACTGGTCTATCGCCTGCCGGAATGA
- a CDS encoding NADP-dependent isocitrate dehydrogenase: MKIDTAQQLAPAPHNEADRGAADTVAITIAHGDGIGPEIMEATLKVLQAAGARIAPETIEIGEKVYLSGNSAGIAPEAWDSLRKTQVFLKAPITTPSGGGYKSLNVTIRKTLGLYANVRPCVSYAPFVATKHPKMDLVIVRENEEDLYAGIEHRQTDEVFQCLKLITRPGCEKIVRYAFEYARNNGRKKVTCMSKDNIMKMTDGLFHKVFDEIKLQYPEIESEHFIIDIGAAKLATRPERFDVIVTPNLYGDIISDIAAEMTGSVGLAGSANIGEHIAMFEAIHGSAPDIAGKGIANPSGLLLAAVMMLVHIRQADIASKIHNAWLKTIEDGIVTAELAASAVGRPFGSMDFADAVIERLGQLPTTFKPVYYNNPSAVAAQAPALYTRAAPAKKETVGVDVFVHDAQCTPEALADTLGGLGTASLQLQMITNRGVKVWPGGFPETFCTDHWRCRFVARSTGGTIGHADIIALLTQLTEAGVDVIKTENLCTFDGQQGFALGQGQ, from the coding sequence ATGAAAATAGATACCGCCCAACAACTCGCCCCAGCCCCCCATAACGAAGCGGATCGCGGCGCGGCTGACACCGTTGCCATCACGATTGCCCATGGCGATGGCATTGGCCCCGAGATCATGGAGGCGACCCTCAAAGTGCTACAGGCCGCGGGCGCACGCATCGCCCCGGAGACGATTGAGATTGGCGAGAAAGTGTATTTGTCAGGCAACTCTGCGGGCATTGCGCCTGAGGCATGGGACAGCTTGCGCAAGACCCAAGTGTTCCTCAAAGCACCGATCACCACGCCCTCGGGCGGTGGCTACAAAAGCCTGAACGTCACGATCCGCAAAACCTTGGGGCTCTATGCCAATGTGCGCCCCTGCGTGAGCTATGCCCCATTTGTGGCCACCAAGCACCCCAAGATGGACTTGGTCATCGTGCGTGAAAACGAAGAAGACCTGTACGCCGGTATCGAGCACCGCCAGACCGATGAGGTGTTTCAGTGCCTTAAGCTCATCACCCGCCCTGGCTGCGAAAAAATTGTGCGTTACGCGTTTGAATACGCACGCAACAATGGCCGCAAAAAGGTCACTTGCATGAGCAAAGACAACATCATGAAGATGACGGACGGCCTCTTCCACAAGGTGTTCGACGAGATCAAGCTGCAGTACCCAGAGATAGAAAGCGAGCACTTCATCATCGACATTGGTGCCGCCAAACTCGCCACCAGACCCGAGCGCTTTGATGTGATCGTGACGCCCAACCTGTACGGCGACATCATCAGCGACATTGCAGCCGAGATGACGGGCTCGGTGGGTCTGGCTGGCAGCGCCAACATTGGCGAACACATTGCCATGTTCGAAGCAATCCATGGCAGCGCCCCTGACATTGCAGGCAAAGGCATTGCCAACCCTTCGGGTTTGTTGCTCGCGGCGGTGATGATGCTGGTGCATATTCGGCAAGCCGACATTGCCAGCAAGATTCACAACGCATGGCTCAAAACCATTGAAGACGGCATCGTGACCGCAGAGCTTGCAGCCAGTGCAGTGGGCCGCCCCTTTGGCAGCATGGACTTTGCCGATGCCGTCATAGAGCGCCTGGGCCAGCTGCCCACTACCTTCAAACCGGTGTATTACAACAACCCAAGCGCGGTGGCGGCCCAGGCCCCTGCCTTGTACACCCGCGCCGCGCCCGCCAAAAAAGAAACCGTAGGCGTTGACGTGTTTGTGCATGATGCGCAGTGCACGCCTGAAGCCTTGGCGGACACACTGGGCGGCTTGGGTACCGCGTCCTTGCAGCTGCAGATGATTACCAACCGGGGTGTGAAGGTGTGGCCGGGCGGCTTTCCCGAAACCTTTTGCACCGACCACTGGCGCTGCCGCTTTGTCGCCCGCTCAACGGGCGGCACCATTGGCCACGCAGACATCATTGCGCTACTCACCCAGCTGACCGAAGCGGGCGTAGACGTCATCAAAACGGAGAACTTGTGCACCTTTGACGGCCAGCAAGGCTTTGCTTTGGGACAAGGGCAGTAA
- a CDS encoding LysR family transcriptional regulator, whose product MPTLLKRLQRVTPQQLRAFESTARLRSVTRAAQELHVSQPTVSIQLREIALAVGEPLFETVGRQLRLTQAGEAMQDAANEITGCWQRFETRMAEVHGLLRGRLRIAAVTTAEYFVPDLLGPFAAAHPGVDIELTVENRDRVVDRLQRSRDDLSVMMLPPDELPLDTFPFLDNPLVVIAAADHPLAGKRLTLSRLAKARWLMREPGSGTRMAAEQHFARVGFEPHIAMSLGSNEAIKHAVSAGLGLAVVSRLAVADIVDTPSPARGPQLVQLKVSGFPIRRQWLLVWRRDQPMSAAAKRFVSYLRESRPSRASLAH is encoded by the coding sequence ATGCCAACATTGCTAAAGCGCTTGCAGCGTGTAACACCCCAACAGCTGCGTGCGTTTGAATCCACCGCGCGTTTGCGCTCTGTCACGCGTGCCGCACAAGAGTTGCATGTCTCGCAGCCCACCGTGAGCATTCAGCTGCGCGAGATCGCGCTCGCAGTCGGTGAGCCCCTGTTCGAAACCGTGGGCCGCCAGCTGCGGCTCACGCAAGCGGGTGAAGCCATGCAAGACGCTGCCAACGAGATCACGGGCTGCTGGCAGCGCTTTGAAACCCGCATGGCCGAAGTGCATGGTTTGTTGCGCGGGCGCTTGCGCATCGCCGCTGTTACCACGGCCGAGTATTTTGTGCCTGACCTTCTGGGCCCCTTTGCGGCAGCGCACCCCGGCGTTGACATTGAGCTCACCGTAGAAAACAGAGACCGCGTGGTGGACCGACTGCAGCGTAGCCGCGACGACCTCAGCGTCATGATGTTGCCGCCAGACGAGTTGCCTTTGGACACCTTTCCCTTTTTGGACAACCCATTGGTCGTGATTGCCGCGGCCGACCACCCCTTGGCTGGCAAGCGCCTCACACTTTCGCGCTTGGCGAAGGCGCGGTGGTTGATGCGGGAGCCCGGCAGTGGCACCCGCATGGCGGCGGAGCAGCACTTTGCGCGTGTGGGGTTCGAGCCGCACATCGCCATGAGCCTAGGCAGCAACGAAGCCATCAAGCATGCCGTGTCTGCCGGGCTGGGCTTGGCGGTAGTGTCGCGCCTAGCGGTGGCCGATATTGTGGATACGCCGTCGCCTGCGCGCGGGCCTCAATTGGTGCAACTCAAGGTCAGCGGGTTTCCGATTCGTCGACAATGGCTGCTGGTGTGGCGGCGTGACCAGCCCATGTCGGCCGCTGCTAAACGGTTTGTCTCTTACCTGCGGGAATCACGGCCTTCACGGGCCAGCCTCGCCCATTAA
- a CDS encoding DUF6671 family protein: MPTLALLTQHAKQAALESALAEAGYTVETVHGYDTDTLGTFTGEVARRGTQLDAAATKAKLATQLSGQRYGLGSEGSFGPDPHVGLTAWASEVLAWWDADEKRLVYSVVQGPETNYDQTTANTWDEALAFAKSAGFERHGVIVGRPTEPHFSKACDNWCQLEKHVRGALAHGPVWLETDMRAHRNPTRMAMIGRCAEQLSQLLRTPCPACHSTGFGEVSPIYGAVCEACGEPSSALKAKATTCAVCGHVEQEVLRLTVPPSRCDYCNP; this comes from the coding sequence ATGCCCACTCTTGCACTTTTGACCCAACACGCCAAGCAGGCTGCACTGGAGTCCGCGCTGGCAGAGGCGGGCTACACCGTAGAAACGGTGCACGGTTACGACACCGATACCTTGGGTACCTTTACCGGAGAGGTGGCGCGCCGCGGCACACAGCTCGATGCTGCCGCGACCAAGGCCAAGCTGGCCACCCAGCTGAGTGGACAGCGCTATGGTCTGGGCAGCGAAGGCAGCTTTGGCCCCGATCCCCATGTGGGCCTGACCGCCTGGGCCAGCGAAGTGCTGGCGTGGTGGGATGCTGACGAAAAGCGCTTGGTCTACAGCGTGGTGCAGGGCCCTGAGACCAACTATGACCAAACCACCGCCAACACCTGGGACGAGGCACTGGCGTTTGCAAAGTCTGCGGGCTTTGAGCGCCATGGCGTGATCGTGGGCCGGCCCACAGAACCCCACTTCAGCAAGGCCTGTGACAACTGGTGCCAGCTGGAGAAGCACGTGCGTGGCGCTCTCGCCCATGGCCCCGTTTGGCTAGAAACCGACATGCGCGCCCATCGCAACCCCACCCGCATGGCCATGATCGGGCGTTGCGCCGAGCAGCTGTCGCAGCTCCTGCGGACCCCTTGCCCCGCCTGCCACAGCACGGGCTTTGGGGAGGTGTCGCCCATCTACGGTGCGGTCTGCGAGGCATGCGGTGAACCCAGCTCAGCGCTGAAGGCCAAAGCCACGACCTGCGCCGTGTGTGGCCATGTGGAGCAAGAGGTCTTACGCTTGACCGTACCGCCCTCGCGCTGCGACTACTGCAACCCCTAG
- a CDS encoding ABC transporter ATP-binding protein gives MLSAQGLGFSGPNGPVFAQFNLQLRPGVCLVQGGESRGKTTLLRLLAGELQAQHGHVRLHLEAGVLDAREHAAAYRDHVVWTEPRSTAYDATPVSAYLQTMRQHYPRWSASLLDTLTQALDLEPHWDKPLYMLSTGSKRKVWWATALASGAELALVDEPFAALDFASIRILTAHLQTLVTQSHRIFVLADYAAPAGLVPTQVVDLGD, from the coding sequence ATGCTTTCTGCGCAAGGGCTTGGTTTCTCCGGCCCCAACGGACCTGTGTTTGCGCAATTCAACCTGCAACTGCGCCCGGGCGTGTGTCTCGTGCAGGGGGGTGAAAGCCGAGGCAAGACCACGTTGCTGCGCCTTTTGGCCGGGGAGTTGCAAGCCCAGCACGGGCATGTTCGCCTGCATCTAGAGGCGGGTGTTCTGGATGCGCGAGAGCACGCGGCCGCGTACCGAGACCATGTGGTCTGGACGGAGCCGCGCAGCACCGCCTATGACGCCACCCCTGTCAGCGCCTACCTACAAACCATGCGCCAGCACTACCCACGGTGGAGTGCTTCGCTCTTAGACACCCTCACGCAAGCCTTGGACTTGGAGCCGCATTGGGACAAGCCGCTGTACATGCTCTCCACGGGCTCCAAGCGCAAGGTGTGGTGGGCAACGGCCTTGGCCAGTGGGGCTGAACTTGCGTTGGTCGACGAGCCTTTTGCGGCGCTAGACTTTGCGTCGATCCGTATCTTGACAGCCCATCTCCAAACGCTGGTGACGCAGTCGCATCGTATTTTTGTGTTGGCGGATTACGCAGCTCCAGCGGGCTTGGTGCCGACACAGGTGGTTGACTTGGGCGACTGA
- a CDS encoding carbohydrate porin — translation MHKKIKLIARTTSAAALLAIGSSAFAAPEIGANIELDNTNRSGGAVAAGDKGLSQSGRVEISASSKAGTNWFVAGKSAFVTKKDGTLGTDDMWIQLGSATGDVKLGRFESADLFPLAGDTLVNHAGNVYGANTLRGRKAGDVFHAQGTINFGAGLSFELGLIETTNNNIVGSGSKGTRPVLSYASGPLTLRAGVESGEYASGNRVSGSGLTGSYDFGGFKLTANIAQGKQDSATALNQSAIGLSASVGNLGLGFASGTNDITGGDTKVSTVYGSYKIPLFDVSGASVTPAFSSSTVKNSVTGISTDENAFRVRLNYTF, via the coding sequence ATGCACAAAAAAATCAAACTTATCGCTCGCACAACTTCAGCGGCGGCCTTGCTTGCCATCGGCAGTTCTGCATTTGCAGCGCCTGAAATCGGAGCCAACATTGAGCTGGACAACACCAATCGAAGCGGAGGCGCTGTAGCAGCAGGCGACAAAGGCCTGAGTCAAAGCGGCCGTGTGGAAATCAGTGCTTCGAGCAAAGCGGGCACCAATTGGTTTGTGGCCGGGAAAAGCGCTTTTGTGACCAAAAAAGATGGCACTCTCGGCACTGACGACATGTGGATCCAACTCGGCTCTGCCACTGGCGACGTAAAGCTGGGCCGCTTTGAGTCCGCAGACCTGTTCCCCCTAGCAGGTGACACCTTGGTCAACCATGCGGGCAATGTTTACGGCGCAAACACACTGCGCGGCCGCAAAGCGGGCGACGTGTTCCATGCGCAAGGGACTATTAACTTTGGCGCAGGCTTGTCATTCGAGTTGGGATTGATTGAAACCACCAACAACAACATCGTGGGTTCCGGCTCCAAGGGTACCCGTCCGGTGTTGTCCTATGCGTCAGGTCCATTGACCTTGCGTGCGGGCGTCGAAAGCGGTGAGTATGCGTCTGGCAATAGGGTCAGCGGATCCGGCCTAACGGGCAGCTACGACTTTGGTGGATTCAAGCTCACGGCCAACATCGCCCAAGGCAAGCAAGACTCCGCGACGGCGCTCAACCAGTCTGCAATCGGCCTATCCGCATCGGTGGGCAACCTTGGGCTGGGCTTCGCCTCGGGAACCAATGACATCACAGGTGGCGACACCAAGGTGAGCACCGTCTATGGGTCCTACAAGATTCCCTTGTTTGATGTGAGTGGAGCTTCCGTCACCCCCGCCTTTTCAAGCTCAACCGTGAAAAACAGTGTCACGGGCATCAGCACCGACGAGAACGCCTTCCGCGTCCGTTTGAACTACACCTTCTAA